A genomic stretch from Hemicordylus capensis ecotype Gifberg chromosome 5, rHemCap1.1.pri, whole genome shotgun sequence includes:
- the TMEM140 gene encoding transmembrane protein 140, which yields MQLKFQRAIAKSSTELWWQRFRPCCWYLSHLSLVFGYIMFLFYALVWESGNLVDLPTKKIGFYNFCLWNKEAGKLHCFLIGDLEKMGVSKLALVLSRVCVYTTPVLCLFGSTTVSQALWFKDKGGWKLARILLAVCVLILFFGLALFIFQTQKWVQVSDLSVAFVALAGAHILMLFHLIIIVLYLAQFEHTLAPKGLLPEKGIP from the coding sequence ATGCAGCTCAAGTTCCAAAGAGCCATCGCTAAGTCCAGCACGGAGCTGTGGTGGCAAAGGTTCCGCCCATGCTGCTGGTACCTGAGTCATCTCTCCCTTGTTTTTGGTTATATCATGTTTCTGTTTTATGCACTCGTCTGGGAATCTGGGAATCTTGTCGACCTtcccaccaaaaaaattggctTCTACAACTTCTGCCTTTGGAACAAGGAAGCAGGAAAACTGCATTGCTTCTTGATCGGAGACTTGGAGAAGATGGGTGTTAGCAAGCTGGCACTGGTGTTGTCAAGGGTCTGTGTATACACCACGCCAGTCTTATGCCTCTTTGGCTCCACTACAGTCTCGCAGGCTCTTTGGTTTAAAGACAAAGGTGGATGGAAACTGGCCCGTATTCTGTTGGCTGTTTGTGTTCTGATCCTGTTTTTTGGCCTTGCTCTGTTTATCTTCCAGACTCAGAAGTGGGTTCAGGTCTCCGATCTCAGTGTGGCTTTTGTGGCTCTAGCTGGGGCTCATATTTTAATGCTGTTCCACTTGATCATTATCGTCCTGTACCTTGCACAGTTTGAACACACTCTTGCCCCCAAGGGCTTGCTTCCTGAAAAGGGCATCCCATGA